The Sandaracinus amylolyticus genomic interval TCGATCGTCGACGTCGAGACCGCGACCTTGCGCGACACGATCGAGCTCACCGACGGAGACGAGCCGGGCCGCGTGGTGATCGACGGCGCGGGCCGCGGGCACGTCGTGCTGCGCAGCGCGGGCGCGATCGCCGACGTCGATCTCGCGAGCGGCGCCCTGATCGCGCGGCGACCGGTGTGCGCGGTGCCGCGCGGCATCGCGTGGCGGGCGAGCGACGACAGCCTCCACGTCGCGTGCACCGAGGGCACGCTGGTGTCGCTCCCCGCGTCGGGCGGCGAGCCCACGCGGCGCGTGCACGTCGCCGACGATCTGCGCGACGTGGTGGTCGACGGCAGCGATCTCTACGTCACGACGTTCCGCACCGCGCACCTGCTGCGGCTCGACGCGGCCGGCACGATCGTGTCCGACGCGGCGCCGCGCGAGATCGCGATCGAGGGACTCATCCCGATGCGGCTCACCGCGCCCGGGCCGTTCCAGCCGGCGGTCGCGTGGCGCGCGCTGTCGAGCGGGGAGGGCGTGATGATGCTGCACCAGCGCGCGCTCTCCGCGGAGTTCGTCGCGGAGGGCGGCTACGGAGGCGGCGGCTGCGGCGGCGCGATCGTGCACACGTCGGTGTCCGAGCTGGTGGCCGGCGAGATGCGCAGCGGCGATCCGCTGGGCGGAGTGGTGCTCGGCGTCGACGTCGCGCTGTCGCCCGACGGGCTGCGCATCGCGGTCGCGGCGCCGGCCAACGCGTACCCGCGCAACGGCGGGATCACGACGGTCACGCGGTCGAGCGGCGACGTGCTCGTCTACTCGCGCAGCGAGGCGACGACCTCCTCGGAGACGCCGACCTGCGCCAACGGGAGCATGCCGCGCCTCGAGGACGTCGGCGCCGCGATCGCGGTGCTCTTCCTGCCCGACGGGCGTGTCGTCGCGCAGACGCGCGCGCCCTCGCGCGTGCTCTTCGAGGCGCCCGATCCCGACGCGCTCGTCGGGCCGGTCGTCGCGCTCGGCGACGAGGACACGTACGACACCGGCCACATGCTCTTCCACGCCGCGGCGGGCGGCGGCATCGCGTGCGCGTCGTGTCACCCCGAGGGCGGCGACGACGCGCGCACCTGGCGCTTCGCCGGCATCGGTCCGCGACGCACCCAGACGATGCGCGGCGGTCTGCTCGACACCGCGCCGTTCCACTGGGACGGCGACATGCGCGAGTTCCGCGACCTCGTGCACGGCGTGTTCGTGGGCCGCATGGGCGGCGCGGTGTTCGAGGAGGGCGAGATCGGCGCGTTCGGCGCGTGGATGGACGCGCTGCCCGCGCTGCCGCGCCCCGCGGACGCCGACACCGATCGCGTCGAGCGCGGCCGCGCGCTCTTCCACGACGCGACGGTCGCGTGCGCGACGTGCCACGCCGGCAGCGCGCTCACGAACAGCGCGACCGTCGACGTCGGCACCGGCAAGGCGCTGCAGGTCCCGACGCTGCTCGGCATCGTGTACCGCGCGCCCTACATGCACGACGGCTGCGCGCCCACGCTGCGCGATCGCTTCACGCCGGGCGCGTGCACCGGCGGCGATGCGCACGGCCGCACCAGCCACCTGACCAGCGCGCAGATCGACGATCTCGTCGCGTACCTGCAGACGCTGTGAACGCGGGCTCGTCGCGCGCTCGAGCGATACGATGCGCGCGATGTGCACCATCGTCGTGCTGCACGACGTGCTCCCCGAGCATCCGCTCGCGATCGTGGCGAACCGGGACGAGTGGCACGCGCGTGCGTCGAGCGCGCCGCGCGTGCTGCACGAGCATCCGCGCGCGATCGGCGGCGTCGATCTGGTCTCGGGCGGCACCTGGATGGGCGCGAACGCGCTCGGGCTCTTCGTCGGGCTGACCAACCAGCGCGGCGCGGAGGCGCCCGATCGCACGCGGCGCTCGCGCGGCGACGTGGTGCTGCGCGCGCTCGCGCTGCGCGATCCGAGCGAGGTCGCGTCGTTCCTCCGCACGATCGATGCGCGCGCGTACAACGCGTTCAACCTGATCTTCGGCGTACCCGGCGACGTGCGCGTCGCCTATGCGCGCGACGATCGCGCCGCGATCGACATCGAGCCCGTCGCGCCGGGCGTGATCGTGCTGCCGAACGATCGCCTCGGCTCGCCCGAGTTCCCGAAGATCGCGCGCGCCGAGGCCCGCACCCGCGACGCGATGTGCGCGAGCCAGATCGAGCCCGCGCTGCTGCGCGTGCTCGCCGATCACGACAGGCCCGACGACGCCGCGATCCCGGAGACGACGTCGCGCTTCCCGCGCGAGGTGCTGCGCGAGCTCCAGGCGCTGTGCATCCACCTGCCCGAGTACGGCACCGTCTCGTCGACGGCGATCCTGTACGGCGCCGATCGCCACATCGCGCGGTACCTCTTCGCGCCCGGACCGCCCTGTCGCGTGGCGTTCGACGACGTCACGTCGCTGTTGGTGGGCGCAGAACCCCGATCGAACCTCGATTCGTCGGCCGAATAGCCGGAATCGCATCGGAATTCTGGCAACAAGTCCGTTTCTGAGCGACAGTGTTGGAGTCACGGAGGCCCGCCGTGCCCCATCGGTCGCGTCTCGCGCTCGCGCTCTCTTCGCTCGCGCTCGTGCTCGTGGTCCTCGCATCGCCCGCGGCCGCGCGCCTACGCGCCGGCATCCCGCGCGCGCAGCCGATCCACGTGCTGTTCATCGGCAACAGCTACACACGCTCGAACAACCTGCCGTACATGGTGCGGCGCATCGCCGAGACGATCCCCGACACCGCGCCGTTCCGCGTGACGAAGATCGCGAACCCGGGGTGGGATCTGCAGCGCCACTGGTACGTCGACGAGACGCGCCACGCGCTCGCGCAGGGCGGCTTCACGCACGTCGTGCTGCAGGGCCACTCGCTCACGGCGCTGCAGCACCGCGACGAGTTCGAGGGGTACGCGCGGCTCTTCGACGGCGAGATCGACCGCATCGGGGCGCGCTCGGTGCTGTTCGAGACGTGGGCCCGCTCGCCGCGCTCCGGCGCGTACCGCCGTCGCCGCGACGTGCCGCACATCGCGGAGAGCCCGGTCGACATGCAGGCGCGCGTCAGCGAGTGCTACCTGCAGCTCGCGCGCGACATCGACGCGGACCTCGCGCCCGCTGGCCGCGCGTTCCTGCTCGCGCAGCAGCGCCTGCGCGATCCCGATCTGTATCGAAGCGACGGCGCGCACCCGAGCCCGAACGGGACGTTCCTCGCGGCGGCGGTGCTGTACGCGACGATCGCGCACGACGATCCGCGCCGCAGCCCGTGGCGCCCGCACCGCATGTCGCGCGACCTCGCGGAGGAGCTGCGAGACATCGCGTACATCTCGGTCACGAACGGGCACTAGGAGCGCAGGAAGCCGAGGAACACCACGTCGCTGCGCACGAGGTGCGACTCGACTCGCGCGCCGTGCCTGCTTCGGAGTTTTTGAGGAAAGCAGGAGGGTTAGGAAGGCCACGTCGCTGTGCGCGTGGTGGGACTCGAATGGCGCGTCGTGCCCACTCCTGAGTTTTTTGAGGAAAGCAGGAGGGTTAGGAAGACCACGTCGCCGTGCGCGTGGTGGGACTCGAGTCGCGCGCAGCGCTCGAACGAAGAACCTCGTTCGAGTAAATCGGTGCACGGTGAGTCGACAGGAAGACGCTTCGACGTGGTCTTCCTAACCCTCCTACCTTCCTTGGATGTCCGGAATGCGTGGAGGCAATTCGCGTCGCGCTGAGTCGACAGGAAGACGCTTCGCCGTGGTCTTCCTAACCCTCCTGCTTTCCTTAGATGTCCGGAATCCGTGGAGGCATTCGTCGCTCGGTGAGTCGACAGGAAGACCCGTCGACGTGGTGTTCCGAAACCCGCTTGCCCTCCTCAGAGGGTCGGATGCTCAGCGGTTCGTGGCGGCGCGTTCGAGGTTCGCGAGGCCTTCGTCGAAGTCCTTGCCGATCATCGCATCCATGTCGGCGAAGACCGAGAACAGCTTGCCCATGAACGTGTTCTCGCCCTCCATCGTCCACGAGACCTCGGTGCCTTCGCCGCTCGGCGTGAGCGTGAAGACCGTGGTGTTCGTCGCAGGGAAGGGCTTGATGAACTGGAGCTTCAGCGCGACGCGCTCGCTCGGCTGGCTCTCGACGATCTCCATGCGGCCTTCGCCCGCTTTGTTGTTTCCCTTCCACGCGTAGGTCGCGCCGACGCCGCGCTCCGAGCCGCCGTACGTGCGCTGCAGCGCGGGATCGAGCTTCTCCCACGGGGACCACTCGGTCCATCGATGCAGGTCTTCGAGCTTCGGGAAGATCACGTCGGGCTTCGCCGCGATCAGCTTCTTGCGTTCGATCCGGAACGACGACGGTTTGCGCGACGCGAGCGCGACGACGACCGCCGCGCCGAGCCCGATCACACCCAACGCACCATAGAGGAGAGGCATGCGCGCAGGGTGCATAGGCGCTGCGCGCGTTGTCGAGAGTCCACGCGCATGGAGCTGGCTCGACGTCATCGCACCGTTGGCTCGCTGCGCGCGATCACGCGCGTGCTAGCGATGCGCGCATGGAGATCGCGATCGTCGCGTTCGACGGGTTCACCGACGTCGACGTGTTCCTGCCGTGGGATCTGCTGAACCGCGTCGACGCGCCCGGATGGCGCGTGCGCATCGTCGCCGACGCGACGACCGTCACGTCGATCGCGGGCCTGCCGATCGCGACGCACGGCACGCTGGACGACGCCTCGCGCGCCGACGCGGTCGTGATCGCGAGCGGCCCCGGCCTCCGCGCGAAGCTGCTCGAGCCCGCGTGGCTCGACGCGCTCGCGCTCGATCCGTCGCGCCAGCGCATCGGCTCGATGTGCTCGGGCGCGCTCGTGCTCGCCGCGAAGGGCCTCTTGCGCGGCGCACGCGCGACGACCTATCCGACCCAGCGCGAGCGCCTCGCCGCGATGGACGTCGACGTCGTCGAAGAGCCCTTCGTGCAGCAGGGCCACGTCGCGACGGCCGCGGGCTGTCTCGCCGCGCTCGATCTCGTCGGCTGGATCATCGAAGAGCTCGCGGGCGCGGAGCAGCGCGAGATCGTCCTGCGCTCGGTGCAGCCGGTCGGGCGCGGCCTCGGGTTCGACGCGCGCCCGCTGCCGAGCCGACAGTACGCGGTGGCGCGTTAGGCGGGCGGGCCGCCCGCGAGCATCGCGCGCAGGAAGTGCGGCTTCGCGAGCGCGAACGCGTCGACGGTCGGATCGATCGCGCGCGACAGCCCCGCGAGCAGCGCGAACGTGCGGCCGTAGAGGACGAGCTCCTGCGGGATGACGATCCCGCGCACCGACGAGATCTGCGAGAGCACTTCCTCGCGCACCCACGTGAAGTCCATCGCCTGCG includes:
- a CDS encoding SRPBCC family protein; the protein is MPLLYGALGVIGLGAAVVVALASRKPSSFRIERKKLIAAKPDVIFPKLEDLHRWTEWSPWEKLDPALQRTYGGSERGVGATYAWKGNNKAGEGRMEIVESQPSERVALKLQFIKPFPATNTTVFTLTPSGEGTEVSWTMEGENTFMGKLFSVFADMDAMIGKDFDEGLANLERAATNR
- a CDS encoding NRDE family protein encodes the protein MCTIVVLHDVLPEHPLAIVANRDEWHARASSAPRVLHEHPRAIGGVDLVSGGTWMGANALGLFVGLTNQRGAEAPDRTRRSRGDVVLRALALRDPSEVASFLRTIDARAYNAFNLIFGVPGDVRVAYARDDRAAIDIEPVAPGVIVLPNDRLGSPEFPKIARAEARTRDAMCASQIEPALLRVLADHDRPDDAAIPETTSRFPREVLRELQALCIHLPEYGTVSSTAILYGADRHIARYLFAPGPPCRVAFDDVTSLLVGAEPRSNLDSSAE
- a CDS encoding DJ-1/PfpI family protein, with the translated sequence MEIAIVAFDGFTDVDVFLPWDLLNRVDAPGWRVRIVADATTVTSIAGLPIATHGTLDDASRADAVVIASGPGLRAKLLEPAWLDALALDPSRQRIGSMCSGALVLAAKGLLRGARATTYPTQRERLAAMDVDVVEEPFVQQGHVATAAGCLAALDLVGWIIEELAGAEQREIVLRSVQPVGRGLGFDARPLPSRQYAVAR
- a CDS encoding c-type cytochrome is translated as MRTRTVAIAVALVGLAACARNEDGPARPTPGTPPIDRPRVDSGVSPPPVHDGGTIIQAAEPPPPISGGTLALTPDGTWLVAADPELDTISIVDVETATLRDTIELTDGDEPGRVVIDGAGRGHVVLRSAGAIADVDLASGALIARRPVCAVPRGIAWRASDDSLHVACTEGTLVSLPASGGEPTRRVHVADDLRDVVVDGSDLYVTTFRTAHLLRLDAAGTIVSDAAPREIAIEGLIPMRLTAPGPFQPAVAWRALSSGEGVMMLHQRALSAEFVAEGGYGGGGCGGAIVHTSVSELVAGEMRSGDPLGGVVLGVDVALSPDGLRIAVAAPANAYPRNGGITTVTRSSGDVLVYSRSEATTSSETPTCANGSMPRLEDVGAAIAVLFLPDGRVVAQTRAPSRVLFEAPDPDALVGPVVALGDEDTYDTGHMLFHAAAGGGIACASCHPEGGDDARTWRFAGIGPRRTQTMRGGLLDTAPFHWDGDMREFRDLVHGVFVGRMGGAVFEEGEIGAFGAWMDALPALPRPADADTDRVERGRALFHDATVACATCHAGSALTNSATVDVGTGKALQVPTLLGIVYRAPYMHDGCAPTLRDRFTPGACTGGDAHGRTSHLTSAQIDDLVAYLQTL